A section of the Bradyrhizobium oligotrophicum S58 genome encodes:
- a CDS encoding carbohydrate ABC transporter permease gives MSARSILGRLGLALGVFLIVSPAILFFLWMISLSVKFEVDNAAYPPVFWPEHFAWKNYTDVLSSNRFFTYFKNSLLVTGGATSLAMLVGVPAGYGIARMAAHKSAIVILIARITPGLSYLIPLFLMFQWLGLLGTLWPQIIIHLVVTVPIVIWIMIGYFETTPIELEEAARIDGATRWQVFRHVALPVAKPGLAVAFILAVIFSWNNFVFGIVLAGRETRTLPVAVYNMISFDQLSWGPLAAAALIVTLPVLLLTVFAQRQIVAGLTAGAVKGG, from the coding sequence ATGAGCGCGCGCAGCATTCTCGGCCGGCTTGGGCTGGCGCTCGGCGTCTTCCTCATCGTCTCGCCGGCGATCCTGTTCTTCCTCTGGATGATCTCGCTGTCGGTGAAGTTCGAGGTCGACAATGCCGCCTATCCGCCGGTGTTCTGGCCGGAGCATTTCGCCTGGAAGAACTACACGGATGTGCTGTCTTCGAACCGCTTCTTCACCTACTTCAAGAACAGCCTGCTGGTGACCGGCGGCGCGACGTCGTTGGCGATGCTGGTCGGCGTGCCCGCCGGCTACGGCATCGCACGCATGGCCGCACACAAATCGGCGATCGTGATCCTGATCGCGCGCATCACGCCCGGCCTGTCCTATCTCATTCCGCTGTTCCTGATGTTCCAGTGGCTCGGCCTGCTCGGCACCTTGTGGCCGCAGATCATCATCCACCTCGTCGTCACCGTGCCGATCGTGATCTGGATCATGATCGGTTATTTCGAGACCACGCCGATCGAGCTCGAGGAGGCCGCGCGCATCGACGGCGCCACGCGCTGGCAGGTCTTTCGCCACGTCGCATTGCCTGTCGCCAAGCCAGGGCTCGCGGTCGCCTTCATCCTCGCGGTGATCTTCTCGTGGAATAATTTCGTGTTCGGCATCGTGCTGGCCGGCCGCGAGACACGCACCTTGCCGGTCGCGGTCTACAACATGATCTCGTTCGATCAGCTGAGTTGGGGACCGCTGGCGGCAGCGGCGCTGATCGTGACCTTACCGGTGCTGCTGCTGACGGTATTCGCGCAGCGGCAGATCGTCGCGGGGTTGACGGCAGGAGCCGTGAAGGGCGGCTGA
- a CDS encoding benzoate/H(+) symporter BenE family transporter: MFSAIERPPGPPPGLAQIAADFGPLYASHGFVGWLFAITGPVAIILSVGANGGLTQAEIASWIFGVFFINGLITLLLSWRYREPLVLFWTIPGTVLVGQSLTHLSFAQVVGAFYGTALLMLILGLTGWVKRAMQLVPMPIVMGMVAGVFLRFGLDLVRAVFADFAIAGPMVVLWLLLTALPALGRRCPPIIGALIVGTLAAIVFGKYDHSAPLQIALIRPVIQTPSWSLAAMIELIVPLAVTVLVVQNGQGFAVLAAAGHKPPVNLVTVACGIGSALSAVVGGVSTCLTGPTNAIVVSGGERKRHYTAAMAVGVLALGFGLLAPTFTTLLLIAPKSLITTLAGLAMLRVLQTAFVTAFRTRFSLGALIAFLVTVADVPLLNIGAAFWGLVAGFALSWLLERADFATEADI, translated from the coding sequence ATGTTCAGCGCCATCGAACGCCCGCCGGGCCCGCCGCCCGGCCTTGCCCAGATCGCTGCCGACTTCGGCCCGCTCTATGCCTCGCACGGCTTCGTCGGCTGGCTGTTCGCGATCACCGGGCCCGTCGCCATCATTCTCTCGGTCGGCGCCAATGGCGGGCTGACGCAGGCGGAGATCGCGTCGTGGATCTTTGGCGTGTTCTTCATCAACGGGCTGATCACGCTCTTGCTGTCGTGGCGCTATCGCGAGCCGCTGGTGCTGTTCTGGACCATTCCGGGCACCGTGCTGGTCGGCCAGTCGCTGACGCATCTCAGCTTTGCGCAGGTCGTGGGCGCGTTCTACGGCACGGCGCTGCTGATGCTGATCCTCGGGCTCACGGGCTGGGTCAAGCGCGCGATGCAATTGGTGCCGATGCCGATCGTGATGGGCATGGTCGCCGGCGTGTTCCTGCGCTTCGGCCTCGATCTGGTGCGCGCCGTATTCGCGGATTTCGCCATCGCCGGGCCGATGGTCGTGCTCTGGCTGCTGCTGACCGCGCTGCCCGCACTCGGCCGGCGCTGCCCGCCGATCATCGGCGCGCTCATCGTCGGCACACTGGCAGCGATCGTATTTGGCAAATACGACCACAGCGCGCCACTCCAGATCGCGCTGATCCGGCCGGTGATCCAAACGCCCTCCTGGTCACTCGCGGCCATGATCGAGCTCATCGTGCCGCTCGCGGTCACCGTGCTGGTGGTGCAGAATGGCCAGGGCTTTGCGGTGCTGGCCGCCGCCGGCCACAAGCCGCCGGTCAATCTCGTCACCGTGGCCTGCGGCATCGGCTCGGCGCTATCAGCTGTCGTGGGCGGCGTCTCGACCTGCCTGACCGGGCCAACCAACGCCATCGTCGTCTCGGGCGGCGAGCGCAAGCGTCATTATACCGCCGCGATGGCCGTCGGCGTGCTCGCGCTCGGCTTCGGGCTGCTGGCGCCGACCTTTACGACGCTGCTGCTGATCGCGCCCAAATCATTGATCACGACGCTGGCAGGGCTTGCCATGCTGCGCGTGCTGCAGACGGCGTTCGTGACAGCGTTCAGGACGCGGTTCTCGCTGGGCGCACTGATCGCCTTTCTGGTGACCGTCGCCGACGTGCCGCTGCTCAACATCGGCGCCGCGTTCTGGGGACTGGTCGCAGGCTTCGCGCTGTCGTGGCTGCTGGAGCGGGCGGATTTCGCGACCGAAGCTGATATTTGA
- a CDS encoding XdhC family protein, translated as MTTSPELLDLAAQLKANDESFVLATVVRTVSVTAAKAGAKAIIRPDGTIVAGWIGGGCARGAVLKAAREALADGVPRMVSVQPDNLLAELGVKPGETKEGVRFASNMCPSKGTMDIFVEPVLPHPALVIFGASPVALALAAQARPLGYHVTLVAPAADLITTPEADLVIDGFALEQQGCGSRFVVVSTQGKGDEAALRAALACDAAYHAFVGSRRKMDSLRDKLIKDGIDAALLDKVKAPAGLDLGAITPEEIAMSILAEITLTRRRGQRG; from the coding sequence ATGACCACCTCCCCTGAACTGCTCGATCTCGCCGCGCAGCTGAAAGCCAACGACGAAAGCTTCGTGCTCGCCACTGTCGTCCGCACGGTGTCGGTGACCGCGGCGAAGGCCGGCGCGAAGGCGATCATTCGTCCCGACGGCACCATCGTCGCGGGCTGGATCGGCGGCGGCTGTGCGCGCGGCGCCGTGCTGAAGGCGGCGCGCGAGGCGCTCGCCGACGGTGTCCCGCGCATGGTCTCGGTGCAGCCGGACAATTTGCTTGCCGAGCTCGGCGTCAAGCCGGGTGAAACCAAAGAGGGCGTGCGCTTCGCCAGCAACATGTGCCCGAGCAAGGGGACCATGGACATCTTCGTCGAGCCGGTGCTGCCGCATCCCGCGCTGGTGATCTTCGGCGCGAGCCCGGTGGCGCTGGCGCTGGCCGCGCAGGCCCGGCCGCTCGGCTATCATGTCACCCTCGTAGCGCCCGCTGCCGATCTCATCACCACGCCGGAGGCTGACCTGGTGATCGATGGCTTCGCGCTGGAACAACAGGGCTGCGGCAGCCGCTTCGTCGTGGTATCGACGCAAGGCAAGGGCGACGAGGCCGCGTTGCGCGCTGCGCTCGCTTGCGATGCCGCCTATCACGCCTTCGTCGGCAGCCGCCGCAAGATGGACAGCCTGCGCGACAAGCTGATCAAGGACGGCATCGACGCCGCGCTGCTCGACAAGGTCAAGGCGCCGGCAGGCCTCGATCTCGGCGCCATCACGCCGGAGGAGATCGCGATGTCGATCCTGGCCGAGATTACGCTCACACGAAGGCGCGGCCAGCGCGGGTGA
- a CDS encoding ribose-phosphate pyrophosphokinase, with amino-acid sequence MSAKNGSIKLVAGNSNPALAAGIAAELGLPLTKAVVRRFADMEIFVEIQENVRGSDVFIIQSTSYPANDLLMELLIITDALRRASARRITAVVPYFGYARQDRKSGSRTPISAKLVANLITHAGVDRVMTLDLHAGQIQGFFDIPTDNLYAAPLMVRDIKDRFDLSNVMVVSPDVGGVARARGLAKRINTPLAIVDKRRERPGESEVMNVIGDVSGHTCILIDDIVDSGGTLVNAADALLKYGAKEVYAYITHGVLSGGAATRITSSRLKELVITDSIMPTEAVRNAPNIRALPIAPLIAEAIGRTAAEESVSSLFD; translated from the coding sequence ATGTCGGCCAAGAACGGCTCCATCAAGCTCGTAGCGGGCAACTCCAATCCGGCTCTGGCCGCGGGCATCGCCGCCGAGCTCGGCTTGCCGCTGACGAAAGCCGTGGTCCGGCGCTTCGCCGACATGGAGATCTTCGTCGAGATCCAGGAGAACGTGCGCGGCTCCGACGTCTTCATCATTCAGTCGACGTCGTATCCGGCGAACGACCTGCTGATGGAACTTCTGATCATCACCGATGCGCTCCGCCGCGCCTCCGCGCGCCGCATCACCGCCGTGGTGCCCTATTTCGGCTACGCGCGGCAGGATCGCAAGTCCGGCTCGCGCACACCGATCTCGGCCAAGCTCGTCGCCAACCTGATCACCCATGCCGGCGTCGACCGCGTCATGACGCTCGATTTGCATGCCGGCCAGATCCAGGGCTTCTTCGACATTCCGACCGACAACCTCTATGCCGCGCCGCTGATGGTGCGCGACATCAAGGACCGGTTCGACCTCTCCAACGTCATGGTCGTCTCGCCCGACGTCGGCGGTGTCGCCCGCGCCCGCGGTCTCGCCAAGCGCATCAACACGCCGCTCGCCATCGTCGACAAGCGGCGCGAGCGCCCCGGCGAGTCCGAGGTCATGAACGTGATCGGCGACGTCTCCGGCCATACCTGCATCCTGATCGACGACATCGTCGATTCCGGCGGCACGCTGGTGAACGCGGCCGATGCGCTGCTCAAATACGGCGCCAAGGAAGTCTACGCCTACATCACCCACGGCGTGCTCTCCGGCGGCGCCGCGACCCGCATCACCTCGTCGCGGCTGAAGGAGCTCGTCATCACCGACTCCATCATGCCGACCGAAGCCGTCCGCAACGCTCCGAACATCCGCGCTTTGCCGATCGCGCCGCTGATCGCCGAAGCCATCGGCCGGACGGCTGCGGAAGAGTCGGTATCGAGCCTGTTCGACTGA
- a CDS encoding class I SAM-dependent methyltransferase, with product MIETSPLHTEIKRLIKASGPMPVWRYMELCLMHPEHGYYISRDPLGREGDFTTAPEVSQMFGELLGLWAASIWKATGSPQQFRLIEIGPGRGTMMSDALRALRVLPPLYQTISVHMVEVNPVLREKQKATLTGLRNVTWHDSFDEVPEGPSVIFANEYFDVLPIHQMIRRETGWHERVVELDEEENFVYGAAADPTPGFELLLPPLVRAAPAGAIFEWRPNTQMMALAKRLRDQRGAAVVIDYGHVRSDVGDTFQAIARHSFADPLKTPGLADITAHVDFDALARTAEAVGARVHGPVTQGEFLQRLGIETRALTLMQKASPEVSADIASGLKRLTGGGRGGMGSLFKVLGVSDPAIPVLAGISDEHTNEKTGGA from the coding sequence GTGATCGAAACGTCTCCGCTCCACACCGAGATCAAGCGGCTGATCAAGGCGTCCGGTCCGATGCCGGTCTGGCGCTACATGGAGCTGTGCCTGATGCATCCGGAGCACGGCTACTACATCTCGCGCGATCCGCTCGGGCGTGAGGGCGACTTCACCACCGCGCCGGAAGTGAGCCAGATGTTCGGCGAGCTGCTCGGCCTGTGGGCGGCTTCGATCTGGAAGGCGACGGGATCGCCGCAGCAGTTTCGGCTGATCGAGATCGGACCCGGCCGCGGCACCATGATGTCCGATGCGCTGCGCGCATTGCGCGTGCTGCCGCCGCTGTACCAGACGATCTCGGTGCACATGGTCGAGGTCAACCCGGTGCTGCGCGAGAAGCAGAAGGCGACCCTGACCGGCCTGCGCAACGTCACCTGGCACGACAGCTTCGACGAGGTGCCCGAGGGCCCCAGCGTCATCTTCGCCAACGAGTATTTCGACGTGCTGCCGATCCACCAGATGATCAGGCGCGAGACCGGCTGGCACGAGCGCGTGGTCGAGCTCGACGAGGAGGAAAACTTCGTCTACGGCGCCGCCGCGGATCCGACCCCGGGCTTCGAGCTGCTGCTGCCGCCGCTGGTGCGCGCCGCGCCGGCCGGCGCGATCTTCGAATGGCGGCCGAACACGCAGATGATGGCGCTGGCCAAGCGCCTCCGCGACCAGCGCGGCGCCGCCGTCGTCATCGATTACGGTCATGTCCGCAGCGACGTCGGCGATACCTTCCAGGCCATCGCCCGCCACAGCTTCGCCGACCCCTTGAAGACGCCGGGGCTTGCCGACATCACCGCCCATGTCGATTTCGACGCGCTGGCGCGCACGGCGGAAGCGGTCGGCGCGCGCGTCCACGGCCCGGTCACGCAGGGCGAATTCCTGCAGCGGCTCGGCATCGAGACGCGGGCCCTGACCCTGATGCAGAAGGCGTCGCCCGAAGTCTCGGCCGACATCGCCAGCGGGCTGAAGCGCCTGACCGGCGGCGGCCGCGGCGGCATGGGCTCGCTGTTCAAGGTGCTCGGCGTGTCCGATCCGGCGATTCCGGTCCTGGCCGGAATCAGCGACGAGCACACCAACGAGAAGACGGGAGGCGCATGA
- a CDS encoding vWA domain-containing protein, whose product MSCCGATPDHEDMDAVARLVAGRLGAFLKTLRDNGFAIGLAEGQDAAAVMAEGYADRPGLLRSAFKHLFSARKSEWDRFDGLFDAFWLGKRVRSRSLVAGSPPAANSPSLKSLHDASAGSHGPQGATDQIPSDETPREAGGEGVREGASRVETLADTDFRKLADPDQVAVAHEAAERLAKAMRTRLTRRDQLRRKGDRLDLRRTIHRNISHGGVPIALVHRRRKHKPLRLVVLLDASGSMSPYTAVFLRFIHGVLDAFREAEAFLFHTRLAYVSDAMKEKDAARALDRLSMMAQGAGGGTKIGESLATFNRWHAARVIHSRTCVMIVSDGYDTGDPALLGREMAQLRRRCRRIVWLNPMLGWDGYAPEARGIKAALPHVDLYAPAHTLSSLAALEPYLARL is encoded by the coding sequence ATGAGCTGCTGTGGCGCCACACCCGACCACGAGGACATGGACGCGGTGGCGCGGCTCGTCGCGGGACGCCTGGGTGCATTTCTCAAGACGCTACGCGACAACGGCTTTGCTATTGGTCTGGCGGAGGGGCAGGACGCAGCGGCCGTCATGGCCGAAGGCTATGCCGACAGGCCCGGCCTGCTGCGCTCCGCCTTCAAGCATCTGTTTTCGGCGCGCAAGAGCGAGTGGGATCGTTTCGACGGCCTGTTCGATGCATTCTGGCTCGGCAAGCGCGTGCGTTCGCGCTCGCTCGTCGCGGGATCGCCGCCGGCGGCGAACAGTCCGTCGCTGAAGAGTCTGCACGATGCGAGTGCTGGTTCGCACGGACCGCAAGGCGCAACCGATCAGATTCCGTCCGACGAGACACCACGCGAGGCAGGCGGCGAGGGCGTGCGCGAAGGCGCATCGCGCGTCGAGACGCTGGCCGATACCGACTTCCGCAAACTCGCCGATCCCGACCAGGTCGCGGTGGCGCACGAGGCGGCGGAGCGGCTCGCCAAGGCGATGCGGACGCGTCTGACGCGCCGCGATCAGTTGCGCAGGAAGGGCGATCGACTCGACCTTCGCCGGACCATTCACCGCAACATCAGCCATGGCGGCGTGCCGATTGCGCTGGTGCATCGCCGTCGCAAGCACAAGCCGCTGCGGCTGGTGGTGCTGCTCGATGCCTCCGGTTCGATGAGTCCCTACACCGCCGTGTTCCTGCGCTTCATCCACGGCGTGCTCGACGCTTTCCGCGAGGCCGAAGCCTTCCTGTTCCATACCCGGCTCGCCTACGTCTCCGATGCGATGAAGGAGAAGGACGCCGCGCGGGCGCTCGACCGTCTCTCCATGATGGCGCAGGGCGCGGGTGGCGGCACGAAGATCGGCGAGAGCCTCGCGACCTTCAATCGCTGGCACGCCGCGCGCGTCATCCATTCGCGCACCTGCGTGATGATCGTCTCCGACGGCTACGACACCGGCGATCCCGCGCTGCTCGGCCGCGAGATGGCGCAACTGAGACGCCGCTGCCGCCGCATCGTCTGGCTCAATCCGATGCTCGGCTGGGACGGCTACGCGCCGGAAGCGCGTGGCATCAAGGCGGCGCTGCCACATGTCGATCTCTACGCCCCGGCGCATACGCTGTCGTCGCTCGCTGCGCTCGAGCCATATCTGGCGAGGTTGTGA
- a CDS encoding carbohydrate ABC transporter permease, with product MSTIVEQAGAAAEAAAPERALRPPSYWPFVVPALVTVLAVIIFPWLFTIWMSFQEWKVGSPTTFVGLSNYFRLPADPRFVESVGHTLSYTALSVLLPLVLGTFAAVVFHARFPGRGLLRALFIMPMMATPVAIALVWTMMFHPQLGILNYLLSLVGLPPQLWVFHPGTVIPSLVLVETWQWTPLVMLIVLGGIASLPTEPYESAQIDGASTWQMFRYITLPLIMPFLFIAAMIRAIDAIKSFDIIFAITQGGPGSASETINLYLYSVAFVYYDLGYASAIAVVFFALIVALTALLLVLRRRAQWNALGNDT from the coding sequence GTGAGCACGATCGTCGAACAGGCCGGCGCGGCAGCGGAGGCTGCTGCGCCGGAACGTGCATTGCGGCCGCCATCCTATTGGCCGTTCGTGGTGCCGGCGCTGGTCACCGTGCTCGCGGTGATCATCTTTCCCTGGCTGTTCACGATCTGGATGAGCTTCCAGGAGTGGAAGGTCGGCTCGCCCACGACCTTCGTCGGCCTGTCGAACTATTTCAGGCTGCCGGCCGATCCGCGCTTCGTCGAGTCGGTCGGCCACACGCTGTCCTATACGGCGCTGTCGGTGCTGCTGCCGCTGGTGCTCGGCACCTTCGCCGCGGTGGTCTTCCACGCTCGCTTCCCCGGACGCGGATTGTTGCGCGCGCTGTTCATCATGCCGATGATGGCGACGCCGGTCGCGATCGCGCTGGTATGGACGATGATGTTCCATCCGCAACTCGGCATCCTGAACTATCTGCTGTCGCTGGTCGGCCTGCCGCCGCAGCTCTGGGTGTTTCACCCGGGCACCGTGATCCCGTCGCTGGTGCTGGTCGAGACCTGGCAATGGACGCCGCTGGTGATGCTGATCGTGCTCGGCGGCATCGCCTCGCTGCCGACCGAGCCTTACGAGAGCGCGCAGATCGACGGCGCCTCGACCTGGCAGATGTTCCGCTACATCACTTTGCCGCTGATCATGCCGTTTTTGTTCATCGCCGCGATGATCCGCGCCATCGACGCGATCAAGAGCTTCGACATCATCTTCGCGATCACCCAAGGCGGCCCCGGCTCGGCGTCGGAGACCATCAACCTCTATCTCTACAGCGTCGCCTTCGTCTATTACGACCTCGGCTATGCCTCGGCGATCGCGGTGGTGTTCTTCGCGCTGATCGTGGCGCTCACCGCACTGCTGCTGGTGCTGCGCCGCCGCGCGCAATGGAATGCGCTGGGGAACGACACATGA
- the pgeF gene encoding peptidoglycan editing factor PgeF, giving the protein MSAIPGLRHAFFTREGGVSDGIYAGLNGGLGSNDVPEAVRENRRRMAAHLGVTPEQFLSLHQIHSPDVVVAAGPWDGPVRPKADAIVTATPNLAIGVTTADCGPILFVDPERRVIGAAHAGWKGALTGVLESTLQAMEELGAERGRIIAAIGPLIRQPSYEVGAEFVTRFVDDDAEHARFFLPSPRDGHAMFDLGGFIRMRLEKAGVLLIDDLGLDTYADQRFFSYRRSVHRKEPDYGRHVHAIMLEG; this is encoded by the coding sequence ATGTCCGCTATCCCGGGCCTGCGCCACGCCTTCTTCACCCGTGAGGGCGGTGTCTCCGATGGCATCTATGCCGGGCTGAATGGCGGACTGGGATCGAACGACGTGCCGGAGGCCGTCCGGGAAAATCGCCGCCGCATGGCGGCGCATCTCGGCGTGACACCCGAGCAGTTCCTCAGCCTGCACCAGATCCATTCGCCCGATGTCGTGGTTGCGGCCGGACCGTGGGATGGTCCTGTCAGACCGAAGGCCGACGCCATCGTGACGGCGACGCCCAATCTCGCGATCGGCGTCACAACGGCCGATTGCGGGCCGATCCTGTTCGTCGATCCCGAGAGGCGCGTGATTGGCGCCGCCCATGCCGGCTGGAAAGGTGCGCTCACCGGCGTGCTCGAATCCACGCTGCAGGCGATGGAGGAGCTCGGCGCAGAGCGCGGCCGGATCATCGCCGCGATCGGTCCGCTGATCCGCCAGCCGAGCTACGAAGTCGGCGCCGAGTTCGTCACCCGCTTCGTCGACGATGACGCGGAGCACGCGCGCTTCTTCCTGCCCTCGCCGCGCGACGGGCATGCGATGTTCGATCTCGGCGGCTTCATCCGGATGCGGCTGGAAAAAGCCGGCGTGCTGCTGATCGACGATCTCGGCCTCGATACCTATGCCGACCAGCGCTTCTTCAGTTACCGCCGCTCGGTCCATCGCAAGGAGCCGGACTACGGCCGGCATGTCCACGCCATCATGCTCGAAGGCTGA
- a CDS encoding ABC transporter substrate-binding protein, with protein MTAITRRNMLAGTAAAGALALTGRPAWSEPQWKKYAGTKLEVILAKGPRGDNLQKNIKEFTALTGIEVESEQIPEQQQRQKVVIELSSGKPSFDVVHLSYHVQKRQFEKAGWLADITDFMKDPNLTAPDLVQSDFSAAGLTYASNDKGRMFSLPWSVDYFILYYNKELFAKKGVEVPKTLDEMVAAAQKLTDAKDGTFGFVGRGLRNANMTLWTNFFLNYGGEFLDAKGNILTDGPEAVEATRLYQKLLTTCAPPGVAGFNWMESMASFTQGRSAMWIDGVGWAPPLEDANASRIVGKVGYTVVPAGPKGQYSATYGDGVGIPAACKNKEAAWLLCQWMVSKAQGARLVQAGGGVPFRNSVLNDAEVQGGVKMPKEWLQSAIDSGKISKLGLPVIIPVAEFRDLVGAALTATLSGADPATELKKAHEQFRPILERSEKA; from the coding sequence ATGACCGCGATCACGCGCCGCAACATGCTTGCAGGCACCGCAGCAGCAGGCGCGCTGGCGCTGACCGGCCGACCGGCCTGGTCCGAGCCGCAGTGGAAGAAATACGCCGGCACCAAGCTCGAGGTGATCCTGGCCAAGGGGCCGCGCGGCGACAATCTGCAGAAGAACATCAAGGAATTCACCGCGCTGACCGGCATCGAGGTGGAATCCGAGCAGATCCCCGAGCAGCAGCAGCGGCAGAAAGTGGTGATCGAGCTGTCGTCGGGCAAGCCAAGCTTCGACGTCGTCCATCTGAGCTATCACGTGCAGAAGCGGCAGTTCGAGAAGGCGGGCTGGCTCGCCGACATCACCGACTTCATGAAGGACCCGAACCTCACCGCGCCGGACCTCGTGCAGAGCGATTTCTCTGCCGCTGGGCTGACTTACGCCAGCAACGACAAGGGCCGGATGTTCTCGCTGCCGTGGTCGGTGGACTACTTCATCCTCTACTACAACAAGGAGCTATTCGCGAAAAAGGGCGTCGAGGTGCCGAAGACGCTCGACGAGATGGTCGCAGCCGCGCAGAAGCTGACCGATGCCAAGGACGGCACCTTCGGCTTCGTCGGGCGCGGCCTGCGCAACGCCAACATGACGTTGTGGACGAACTTCTTCCTCAACTATGGCGGCGAGTTCCTCGATGCCAAGGGCAACATCCTGACCGATGGTCCCGAAGCGGTCGAAGCGACCAGGCTCTACCAGAAGCTGCTGACCACCTGCGCGCCTCCGGGCGTGGCCGGCTTCAACTGGATGGAGTCGATGGCCTCGTTCACGCAAGGCCGATCGGCGATGTGGATCGACGGCGTCGGCTGGGCGCCGCCGCTGGAGGATGCCAACGCCTCGCGCATCGTCGGCAAGGTCGGCTACACGGTGGTGCCGGCCGGTCCCAAAGGGCAGTATTCGGCGACCTATGGCGACGGCGTCGGCATCCCCGCGGCGTGCAAGAACAAGGAGGCCGCCTGGCTGCTGTGCCAATGGATGGTCTCGAAGGCGCAGGGCGCCCGCCTCGTGCAGGCCGGCGGCGGCGTGCCGTTCCGCAACTCCGTGCTCAACGATGCGGAGGTTCAGGGCGGCGTGAAGATGCCGAAGGAGTGGCTGCAGTCGGCGATCGACTCCGGCAAGATCTCCAAGCTCGGCCTGCCGGTGATCATCCCCGTGGCCGAATTCCGCGATCTCGTCGGCGCGGCGTTGACCGCCACGCTGTCGGGCGCCGATCCCGCGACCGAGCTGAAGAAGGCGCACGAACAGTTCCGCCCGATCCTGGAGCGCAGCGAAAAAGCGTGA
- a CDS encoding HWE histidine kinase domain-containing protein, whose amino-acid sequence MTSDRDASAPDRLAALLQTDLLDSPPEPGFDRVTRLTTRLLQAPAAIIALVDRDRQFFKSSVGLCEPWASLRETPLSHSFCQHVVTSAQPLVISDANQHPLVKDNLAVPVLGVIAYLGVPLRLPSGEVIGALCAIDHEPRPWSDDDIAQLTELSEIVMDEIALRTENTRRRTVEQHHRVLVHELNHRVKNTLALVDSVIALSIRADSALAEFGEALRGRIAALTRSHALALDRGREAVALDELVCAELAPLQGDRVAVDGAAVQLPPAVALYLSMGLHELVTNAVKYGALSNDAGRVALSWTHADGRLKLSWQENGGPEVAPPARNGFGSLLFERILGAALKGQVTRDFAPDGLKVTFDLPLTA is encoded by the coding sequence ATGACGTCCGATCGCGACGCCTCCGCGCCAGACCGATTGGCTGCCTTGTTGCAGACCGACCTGCTCGACTCGCCGCCCGAGCCGGGCTTCGATCGCGTCACGCGCCTGACCACGCGGCTGCTGCAGGCGCCGGCCGCGATCATCGCGCTGGTCGATCGCGACCGGCAGTTCTTCAAAAGCTCGGTCGGCCTGTGCGAGCCGTGGGCCTCGCTGCGCGAGACGCCGCTCAGCCACTCGTTCTGCCAGCACGTCGTCACGTCGGCGCAGCCGCTGGTGATCAGCGACGCCAACCAGCATCCGCTGGTAAAGGACAATCTCGCGGTGCCGGTTCTCGGCGTGATCGCCTATCTCGGCGTCCCTCTGCGGCTGCCGAGCGGCGAGGTGATCGGCGCGCTCTGTGCGATCGATCATGAGCCGCGGCCGTGGAGCGATGACGACATCGCCCAGCTCACCGAGCTCAGCGAGATCGTGATGGACGAGATCGCGCTGCGCACCGAGAATACCCGGCGGCGCACGGTCGAACAGCACCATCGCGTGCTGGTCCATGAGCTCAATCATCGCGTCAAGAACACGCTCGCGCTGGTCGACAGCGTCATCGCGCTCAGCATCCGCGCCGATTCCGCGCTGGCCGAGTTCGGCGAGGCGTTGCGCGGCCGCATCGCCGCCCTGACCCGCAGCCACGCACTGGCGCTCGATCGCGGCCGCGAGGCGGTCGCCCTCGATGAGCTGGTCTGCGCCGAGCTCGCGCCGCTGCAGGGCGACCGTGTCGCGGTCGACGGCGCTGCCGTGCAGCTCCCGCCCGCCGTCGCGCTGTATCTGTCGATGGGGCTGCACGAGCTCGTCACCAATGCGGTGAAATACGGCGCACTGTCGAACGATGCGGGACGGGTGGCGTTGAGCTGGACGCATGCCGACGGACGGTTGAAGCTGTCCTGGCAGGAGAACGGCGGGCCGGAGGTCGCCCCGCCCGCGCGCAACGGCTTCGGCTCGCTGCTGTTCGAGCGCATCCTCGGCGCAGCGCTGAAGGGCCAGGTCACGCGTGACTTCGCGCCGGATGGGCTGAAGGTGACGTTCGATCTGCCGCTGACGGCGTGA